The segment agtaaagctgtttttttcagcaccattacttcagTCATCAGTGTAACATGAGCCTTCGGAAATCATTTGCTGCTCAtgaaacttttcttattattattatcaatgttgaaaacagctgcttaatatttctgtggaaacagtttttcaggattctctgataaacaaagtctttagtgtcacttttgatcaactgtaTGCACCCTTGCcgattaaatgtattcatttttattgaaagaaAATCATTTGACTGACTCAACTTTGGTGTGCAAAgcttataaataattgtataaacagTTTCTGGCAATTTTCTATTGATTTCATCTTTGTAACTTTCACAACTGTGTCTGATATTATTCAGAATCACCTTTGTTTACTATTATATCATctacattatataatatagatataaatgaatgatgagaatataacattttgattattaaaagctACGCCAGCTGCCTTCAACTTCTAGAAACCATAATATTGGCTTAATTTGTTTACGGTGCGTTAACATGATACTTAATCAGTATATACCCATATTTTTAAGGACtcttctattttctttttcaattaaAGCTGCAAGAAAAAGGAATCCAAAGTGAAAGGCAACAAATCACAAAGGCAACGCACATCTGTTATCATTAAGCCCCACACTGTGGCATTCCTCTGGCGTTTGTTTTAGCGTCTCTCAAGGTCCCTCTCAGGGACAGGAGAGAAAACTGCGCCCCCATAACCGAGAGCCAGAGGATGAttatgttttctctttctcttcttcccctaACAgacttgaaattaaaaaaatgtctgcCCTGCTTTTAACACGTCTGCTGATCCCAAAAGACTGAACGGTGAGAGTAAACTAGATATTAAATTAGTTTTCCTCTGAAAGTAAACATCATTGTCAAGAAAGGGCAGGTGTGCTACTTGATTGTGGAAGAATGACCTGTGCGCACACAAACACCCAGAGGTCGACGCCTGCAAGGATCTCAAGGCTTCTTCCCTGACATCTTCCAATCATTATTCATACCTTCGTCTCCACTGGCCCTAATGCAGACCATCTACCTGCTAAATAGTTAAACTGCTCACCATGTTCCAGTTTACTTTGTAAAATGCTGCGTGTCATTAAAGAAAGTAATTACATTGAAAAAACCAATGTCTGATGTTTAATTTGGCAGGGTGCAGATGGATGGAAGTGCGTCACGATTCCAGACTGTGGCAGATGAATCCAGTTTCGACTCACCAAGGCGAAGCGGTTGACTTGCACGTACAGCACCTCCACTTCAGTGTTGGACACCTGTGTGCCCTGGGATTTGTACTCCTTGTAGGCCTCCAGATAGGCCTGGAGCCATTGCAACTGGAGCTCTCGCCCGGGATACAGGGTGTAGTCCACCTCATTCAGACCTGTCAATCACAAGAAGGCCACACCCACTTGGTTAAGCAGGTTCTTTACTCTTCTATCCAATGGCTTAATTTGTGTTCATAGAGCATTACCTGCAAATTCATTGAAGTGATTGCCAATATCATAGGCTTGATAATTGTACCCAGCATATTCGTAGTCAATGAATTTGACATTTCCTGCAGGAGGGGAAACAAATAGCAATTTGTTTAGAAAAGCACACGGGCATTGTCTTCTTAATAACCCTTGTTCTTTTTTACTGTAACAATCTATTGCCTGTATTAGCAAACCAACACTACAATGGGCATTATCTGCAATTTAAGTGACTTATCAAATCAAATGTGGAAAAAAGGAGTAAGGATTTGCATTCTGGTGCAAGACGAGAAAGAATAAACAAATGATGATGTGAACAAGACACAGGGACAGATTTCATGCACTTATAGCATGCATGTGGAAAAAACAGCATGTTATATGGGTGATTCTTCAATTAGGGTAACTTTGAAAAATGAAACTTTATCACACGGTTTCAtttcatgtaaaatatttttcacatccTCTAATGATAGGATTTTGATTTTGTGCGTGATGGgaatgatttttttgtgtgtggacaCAACATTGCGCGCTCAATTAACTTTTGAACGGTTGAAAAGATACTGTTTATGGATTAAAATTCTCAAATACTGACTATTTTGGTAATGATGTCAAAAAACCTACTTTCAGATCATGATGCAACATTCTTCATTATAATTTTGATGTTCACTATACCCATCTTACCACATCAGGTATCATTTCCATCATAACTAAACATGACCATCAAAATCATGATCATCATTTcatgattttaataattcaataatgtaTTAGTTTTTAAGTGTATGGGGTAAATGAAATTGATTCTTTATTCTGAAAAGTGCAATATTTCAACAcaagcaattaaaaacaacacGTTTAAAGTTTTTATAATGATTTACAAATTATGAtcatcttttcaaaataaaattacttatgttatcaatttaaaaaaaataaaaagtttatctAATTGATGAATCACCATTTACATGAGTCTGCTGAGAAGAAAAGTGGAAAACTTGCAACGTTCTTTGATTTTTTAGTTTAAAGGAAAAtgtgtattataatttatatatatatatatatatatatatatatatatatatatatatatatatatatatatatatatatatatatatatatatatatatatatatatatatttcaactgaAAACAAACAATGATTCCggcttaaatacaaattattagtGAGTGGGCAAAGTTATTCCAAGTTTTCCAGGAAATCTCGTTACTGGTGACAGAAAGAGCACCTCGCATAAACAGTCTTCAGGaaacagtaaaagtaaaaagagagtaaaataaaagtgaatagaGCAGAAATGGATAAACAAATCAGGTTAGATAAGAGTTGACAGCAttataaaatgcaaaatgcaaaataaaataaaaaatacggaAACGGCTGTACTGTAAAACCACAGGGTTGGAAGGACAGAGGAGGTAAAGGAGAGAAAATGGGCAATGTTGCCATCTAATGGCACATAGTCTGTATAGCAGTGATCTAGCAAGCAGTGACTTGATCAGTCAGGTGATGTAGACAGTGTTGAAAACAAAGCCTTACTCCACTTACTCTACAAATGTGTAAtgcgtgtgtatgtatatatatatatatatgtatacaaatacagtataatatatgaCAAATCACTGCCTagttttttaaatgcacattattgCACCTAATGTGTGTTTGACTTTACGTTGCCTTGCATTCCCAGTGCTCTAGAGCTCCTGGTGTGTAGAAAAAAGTTTGATTGACATTGGACAGAAGTGTTGGTCTACAGAAAGAGACACGTGAGGTGGTTACCGGGCCCGGTGGCGTCCTAGCGGGACACACTGAACACCTCCAGTCAGTGGCTATAGCCCTGTGCAGCAGATGAAGAGATTTGGGCAAACTCACATCTGtcacagaacacacacagctTCACTGCAGAGAGGCCATTGGGCGCCTCCCCCGTTAAGAACAAACACGGCTCATCTCATAAACGCACACCCCCACCACACAGCATCCCCATTGGTCCATTAGCCAGCCAGTGAGGACCCAAGTTACTGGCTCTATGCAAATGCCACAGTGGCTTCCTGTGCAGGTCGAGCCTGTGGGACTCTCAGACTTATCTGACTCCCTAAGTGTCAACGAAAggcaagaaaaacaaaaacaggtaCGAGCTCGGAAGGCTGGCCTATTGCATAACACTCCTGTTCTTGGCTTCTATAGGTCTCACCGGGAAGGGGAGGGGGCTGAGTGAGCAGGAATGTcaaaaacttaaacattttacTGTGAAAACTTCCTCCCACCCCTTGGTTTGTGTGTTAAAAGCGAGTAGGAGGAAGTGGCTTggctttttttctcaaaacagaGCCTCCTTCCTCTCTCTAAGTTTAAGTGCCCAAGGTCGCAGCTGCCTCCAAACCCTGTTCTCATAGCAGATTTCCATGAGCCAATCTTTAATCGCTTGTTGTCAATTATTTACTGCTTCAAGAACAGTTTTTAGGGGCAAGTGATACCTTAAGGGCAACCGATACGTGCTGTTGGTAATCAGTTTGACGGTTGcagccacttaaaaaaaaaaaaaaaaaaaaaaaaagtgagagacAGGAACTACATTCTCACACTACTGCTGTGGCAGAGCAAACATTTTCTCATGCTCTTACTCTTCAAAAGTGGGTCATTCCTGTTATGCTGTCGATTTTGAgtgaattttaattaataatgtttatatattatatacatttttaaataacaactacagtataatatatgaaaaaatctatatatctaaatatgtaatataataaatatataattaattattcattatattatttataaatataattaaaatattgtacTTTATTTTAGGTTTGGCACCTGAGAACATGACAAAAAAATCCACTCAAACTAaagaaaaattacttttattttcctAGTCTAAttcacatataataaataaatactgtattactGAAACTTCAAAATGATCAAATGACTTGCTTTTATTCAAATTAGGCTTTGAATTTCCTTCCTTATATTTTCTTGTCATTGTATAAATAAAGCTGAAGTGCCTTGGCCTGAGCTGGGCATATTTATGAAAGTCTGATACTGTGTTTTATAGAAAAACttcctcatttgaaaaatatatttgcagAAAGGAACGAACTGAAAACATTGCGCATAACAGGAATGTCACACTGGCATTCACTCTCCATCCTGTGGGCCAGGTAGCGGCAGACGGTCGCCAGTCTGTACATCATGAAGATAGTAAACAGCATCACAGCATTCAACAACATTCCCcaaagcaaacacaaacacacatttgcttttgatttcaagaacagaaaacacattttatggaaaCCAGTGGATTCTCCTGATTGCCTTGATTAAAATCGGATGATCATTTAATTGTACTACCCTTTAGGAAAGGGCATCCATGCTATATTTCAGAGGTGAAAACACTAAATGTAAGCCTACCTTAGGCAGGGGGGGGTTGGGAAAACATACGCTGTGGCTGAAGGAAACCGGTGGGGTTTGTTGTACTCACCTTCCTGTTGTTTGTAGATGATGTTCTTACAGAGCAGATCGTTGTGACACAGAACGACTGGGGAACCCAGTTTAGAAAGGTTCTGCTGAAGCCAGATCATCTCGTCTCTAAGACACGCGGTGCTGGGCACCTCACTGTTCAGCCTGGAAACAGACGACACATACATGCATTCAGAAAACACAAACGCGCTCTTCTGTTCCAGTGTGATTCAAATAAGGCACACTGTACACAAACCTGCTTCACTCAATAAGATAAACATCTTAAAAACAGCAAACTAACTGCACAGACACTTATGGGTGTTTGATTTGTTTCCAGCAGTTGTCACGCAATAACTTTTAGTGCCTCTAAGGCATTAAAATTAACATACCTAAATTCAAACATACCAGAACTATTACTTTTACTCAAACTTGACTAGGGCAGACACTCTAACAATCCACATAGCAACATTCTCCATGTCTCagttttgcatgtaaaaaaaccTCCCTGTACTGACAGCTTTAAAATCGCCCAGAGACATTATACTCGAAGGGTGTGTTACTCTACATGTTCTgctttgctaaaaaaaacatgtctCAAAACAATGCAATCCTTAAAATTAAAGCTCACCTCTGGTCCATCTCAGGGTCTTCAAAGTGTGTTGGAACAAGAGAAAAGAACTTGCTCATcttcagccagaggtctgattggGGCACCCAGCCGTTGTGGGCATGTATGGCATGGTACTTTGCCATCTGCCTCGCAATGTgcctgtaaacaaataaaaatgtcttattttcagGTTTAGGTTTTGGTTTTTTAGAGTGGCTCTACAGTATATTATAtacaaaagtttgggattttttaagacttttaaaagtctcttatgctcaccatagCTGCaattatctgatcaaaaataagtattatattgtgaaatattattacaaatagttatctattataatctttttttttaatgtactgtaaagGCAAAGTCGAATCTCTaacatcattgctccagtcatcAGTTAcacataatctttcagaaatcatcctaatatgctgatatggtgctaaagaaacacttcttattatt is part of the Carassius gibelio isolate Cgi1373 ecotype wild population from Czech Republic chromosome A4, carGib1.2-hapl.c, whole genome shotgun sequence genome and harbors:
- the etnk1 gene encoding ethanolamine kinase 1 isoform X3, whose translation is MANYIHVPEGAPLVPKLDVTLDEHDYRAGALKLIKTLRPHWKPSEVKMKSFTDGITNKLIGCYVGGAMQDVVLVRVYGNKTELFVDRENEVKSFRVLQAHRCAPRLYCTFNNGLCYEFLQGVALEPEHIRSPAMFRHIARQMAKYHAIHAHNGWVPQSDLWLKMSKFFSLVPTHFEDPEMDQRLNSEVPSTACLRDEMIWLQQNLSKLGSPVVLCHNDLLCKNIIYKQQEDVSLPKSLHLLHRAIATDWRCSVCPARTPPGPEMSNSLTTNMLGTIIKPMILAITSMNLQV
- the etnk1 gene encoding ethanolamine kinase 1 isoform X2, producing the protein MANYIHVPEGAPLVPKLDVTLDEHDYRAGALKLIKTLRPHWKPSEVKMKSFTDGITNKLIGCYVGGAMQDVVLVRVYGNKTELFVDRENEVKSFRVLQAHRCAPRLYCTFNNGLCYEFLQGVALEPEHIRSPAMFRHIARQMAKYHAIHAHNGWVPQSDLWLKMSKFFSLVPTHFEDPEMDQRLNSEVPSTACLRDEMIWLQQNLSKLGSPVVLCHNDLLCKNIIYKQQEDVSLPKSLHLLHRAIATDWRCSVCPARTPPGPVTTSRVSFCRPTLLSNVNQTFFYTPGALEHWECKAT